In Candidatus Chlorohelix allophototropha, one DNA window encodes the following:
- a CDS encoding D-2-hydroxyacid dehydrogenase, which produces MPGKLLCLSGLTSEFQDKIRNIAAKGGMLITFIPETLKGDERDKMILEEIRDTEIIYGGFLKEEQFVAAHLLRWIHAPFAGVNRILEIPQLLESEVILTNAAGIMAGALADQVMGYIILHARDLLEQREYQKQHKWVSNWNQNQPAALAGKTLGIIGYGKIGREIAKRACAFDMRVIATKRTLDVAYPELDRLYPDTELKNLLAESDYIVLAAPLTPQTKGLIGYAEFEVMKRTAYFINIARGALVKEAEMVAALKDSLLSGAALDVFETEPLPEDSPIWELSNVFITPHSSGSFDGFLPSTAEFFCQNLYRWLNGETLLNIVNKRLGY; this is translated from the coding sequence ATGCCGGGTAAGTTGCTCTGCCTGAGCGGGTTAACGTCGGAGTTTCAGGATAAAATCAGAAATATTGCTGCCAAAGGTGGTATGCTAATAACCTTTATACCTGAAACATTAAAAGGCGATGAGCGTGATAAAATGATCCTAGAGGAGATCAGAGATACAGAAATTATTTATGGCGGTTTTCTCAAGGAAGAGCAATTCGTAGCAGCGCACTTGCTACGCTGGATTCATGCCCCCTTCGCCGGGGTTAACCGGATTCTGGAAATCCCGCAACTGCTGGAAAGTGAGGTAATACTCACCAATGCAGCGGGAATCATGGCGGGCGCTTTGGCGGATCAAGTCATGGGTTACATTATTCTGCATGCTCGCGATTTATTGGAACAGCGAGAATATCAAAAGCAGCATAAATGGGTGAGCAACTGGAATCAGAACCAACCGGCGGCGCTTGCCGGTAAAACGTTGGGGATTATAGGCTATGGCAAAATAGGACGCGAAATAGCTAAACGGGCATGTGCCTTTGATATGCGTGTTATTGCAACTAAGCGAACCCTTGATGTGGCATACCCGGAATTGGATAGATTATACCCCGATACCGAATTAAAGAATCTGCTGGCGGAAAGTGACTATATAGTATTAGCCGCACCGCTGACCCCCCAAACAAAGGGGTTAATAGGGTACGCAGAATTTGAAGTGATGAAACGAACCGCCTATTTTATCAATATTGCAAGAGGGGCATTGGTCAAAGAAGCTGAAATGGTCGCAGCATTAAAAGACTCGCTCCTTAGCGGTGCAGCACTGGACGTATTTGAAACTGAACCCTTACCCGAAGACTCTCCTATTTGGGAGTTATCTAATGTGTTTATAACGCCCCATTCGTCCGGCAGTTTTGATGGTTTTTTACCCTCTACGGCAGAATTTTTCTGTCAGAACCTGTACCGATGGCTCAATGGTGAGACTTTGCTAAATATTGTAAACAAAAGGCTTGGCTATTGA
- a CDS encoding aspartate:alanine exchanger family transporter, producing the protein MIQLLIDNPLLLLALVAAIGYPLGQIKVGGSSLGVAAVLFVGIAFGALDPNVKLPEIVYQLGLILFVYTVGLTSGPGFFASFRRSGFRDNLMVGTMLLLAAIMAFGANKIFEMKATITAGLYAGSLTNTPALAGALEYIKTSAPKDSVEQMLAEPVVSYSVAYPMGVIGMIVVIYILQKVWKIDYAKESRAHKEFGNSGEKLINLTVLVQNPEVGSYPVQGLIRKYRWEVVLSRIKHENRLSLVGGKTQMLPGDLVSIIGTEEDVKLAANWLGVISDEQIDMDRSELDFRRMFVSNRQVVGHTIRSLRLHEKVGAILTRIRRGDVEFLAQGDTVLELGDRVRVVAPPKRMAEVGKILGDSYHALSEIDIMSFSLGLALGLLVGAIPIPLPGGITFKLGNAGGPLIVALILGKIHHTGRIVWDLPYSANLLVRQLGLVFFLAAIGTRAGYPFVSTFTKGGGVLIFLIGIVITVTMALLTLFIGHKVFKIPMGVMLGILAGLQTQPAVLGFALEQTKNDLPNIGYSTVYPVAIISKILFTQILLTLLL; encoded by the coding sequence ATGATTCAATTATTGATTGATAACCCTCTTTTGTTATTGGCGCTAGTAGCAGCAATCGGCTACCCGCTAGGACAAATTAAGGTTGGTGGAAGTAGTTTGGGCGTAGCAGCAGTACTGTTTGTAGGTATTGCTTTCGGAGCGCTCGACCCTAACGTGAAGTTACCGGAAATTGTGTACCAGTTAGGGCTAATTTTGTTCGTTTACACGGTGGGTTTGACCAGTGGGCCGGGCTTCTTTGCCTCATTCCGACGCAGCGGTTTCCGGGACAACCTGATGGTCGGCACAATGCTGCTACTTGCCGCTATTATGGCTTTTGGTGCTAATAAAATATTCGAGATGAAAGCCACTATCACTGCCGGGCTTTACGCCGGTAGCCTTACCAATACACCAGCTTTGGCAGGCGCACTCGAATATATCAAGACTTCCGCGCCTAAAGACAGCGTGGAACAGATGTTGGCAGAACCGGTGGTAAGCTATTCGGTAGCCTATCCGATGGGTGTAATCGGCATGATTGTCGTAATCTATATACTTCAAAAGGTTTGGAAGATAGATTATGCCAAAGAAAGCCGCGCCCACAAGGAATTCGGAAACAGTGGCGAGAAACTAATAAATCTCACAGTGCTGGTGCAAAACCCTGAAGTTGGAAGCTATCCGGTTCAGGGCTTGATTCGGAAATACAGATGGGAAGTTGTACTGAGCAGAATTAAACACGAAAATCGCCTTTCTTTGGTAGGCGGAAAAACGCAGATGCTACCGGGCGATCTGGTGAGCATCATCGGAACGGAAGAAGATGTTAAGCTTGCAGCTAACTGGTTAGGAGTAATCAGCGATGAGCAAATTGATATGGATCGTTCTGAACTAGATTTCCGCCGTATGTTTGTATCCAACCGTCAAGTGGTGGGACATACAATCCGCTCATTGAGATTGCACGAAAAAGTCGGCGCTATCCTCACTCGTATTCGGCGAGGCGATGTGGAATTTCTGGCGCAAGGCGATACCGTGCTGGAGTTGGGCGATAGAGTCAGGGTTGTTGCTCCTCCTAAGAGAATGGCTGAGGTCGGGAAAATATTGGGTGACTCCTATCATGCCCTCAGTGAAATTGACATCATGAGTTTTAGCTTGGGGTTAGCGTTAGGTTTGCTGGTTGGGGCAATCCCGATACCACTGCCAGGAGGAATCACTTTCAAACTCGGTAATGCTGGCGGACCTTTGATAGTTGCGCTGATTCTTGGCAAAATACATCATACCGGGCGAATTGTGTGGGATTTACCCTACAGCGCTAATCTGTTGGTAAGGCAGTTAGGTCTGGTGTTCTTTCTGGCAGCAATTGGTACTCGTGCCGGTTATCCTTTTGTAAGTACCTTTACCAAAGGTGGGGGCGTTTTAATCTTCCTGATTGGTATAGTCATTACTGTGACTATGGCGCTGTTGACGCTCTTTATCGGTCATAAAGTTTTCAAAATTCCGATGGGTGTAATGCTTGGTATCTTAGCAGGTTTGCAAACCCAACCGGCAGTGCTAGGCTTTGCGTTGGAACAAACCAAAAACGATTTACCCAATATTGGATACTCAACTGTCTATCCGGTGGCTATTATTTCAAAAATCCTGTTCACGCAGATTCTATTAACATTGCTACTCTAG
- a CDS encoding prolyl oligopeptidase family serine peptidase, which produces MKGFGMLDKEVNQFEAPYTTQVPVTEVVQGVEITDPYRWLENGESVEVRAWTETQNTYTRSWLETRPGLSELKARLSQLLKVGFVYPPIRKAKRYFFISRSGAQNQAVLYVRENGEDKPLIDPATLSEDGTIALDWWHPSENGELVAYGLSEGGSELSTLYILDIATGKNLSDSIAFTRFCNLAWLPDSSGFYYTRFPEPGSVPAGEEFYNLKVFLHKLDDAVGQDILIFQDSDPQAGLELLLADNGRYLLVTVAHSWAVTDLYWADIQQPEPVFSKLTEGLQSLNLVEESNGYLYILTNRGAPRFRVFKTSVATPAFENWREIIPEGEHPLQNLKVIGQQLVGIFLHNAISRITLYDLEGKPEKDVELPALGTVYGPMNSSKEDELLFSFTSFAYPITAYSYHIGKEQLEIFKAHPNPPGFDPSNIAVKQVWYNSKDGTPVSMFIVHKADLTVNEQCPVWLTGYGGFNVSRTPEYGSGWLRLWLEQGGIFALPNLRGGGEYGEKWHEGGMLGNKQNTFDDFIAAGEWLIANNYTNSTRLVIQGGSNGGLLVGAAITQRPDLFQVAICQVPLLDMIRYHLFLIARIWIPEYGSSEDSEQFQWMYAYSPYHHVKDGQKYPATLITTGESDGRVDPLHARKMAALLQAKADKTRPILIRIETRAGHGQGKPVSKMVDEQAEIMAFVLWQLGLEKAV; this is translated from the coding sequence ATGAAAGGGTTTGGCATGCTTGACAAAGAGGTTAATCAATTCGAAGCGCCATACACTACCCAAGTTCCGGTTACTGAGGTTGTTCAAGGAGTCGAAATTACCGACCCTTATCGCTGGTTGGAAAATGGGGAGAGCGTAGAAGTACGCGCTTGGACTGAAACTCAGAATACCTATACCCGCTCATGGCTGGAAACCAGACCCGGTTTGTCAGAACTAAAAGCCAGACTAAGCCAACTTTTAAAAGTCGGGTTTGTGTATCCACCCATTCGTAAAGCAAAACGCTATTTCTTCATCTCACGAAGTGGCGCACAGAATCAAGCAGTTCTTTATGTGCGTGAAAATGGCGAGGATAAACCACTAATAGACCCGGCAACCCTCAGTGAAGACGGTACAATAGCCTTAGATTGGTGGCATCCCTCCGAAAATGGTGAACTGGTAGCCTATGGGCTTTCAGAAGGGGGTAGCGAACTAAGCACACTTTATATCCTCGATATTGCAACCGGAAAGAACTTATCCGATAGTATTGCCTTCACCCGCTTTTGCAATCTAGCATGGTTGCCTGATAGCAGCGGGTTTTATTATACCCGTTTTCCTGAGCCGGGAAGTGTTCCAGCGGGAGAAGAGTTTTACAATCTAAAAGTATTTCTTCACAAGTTGGATGATGCAGTTGGACAGGATATATTAATCTTTCAAGATTCAGACCCGCAGGCTGGTCTTGAGCTATTGCTGGCGGACAATGGACGCTATTTACTAGTTACAGTAGCCCACAGTTGGGCTGTAACCGATTTATATTGGGCGGACATACAACAACCTGAACCCGTTTTTAGCAAACTAACCGAAGGTCTTCAATCTCTGAACTTAGTCGAAGAATCAAACGGCTATCTCTATATCCTCACAAACCGAGGTGCGCCCCGCTTTCGGGTTTTCAAAACCTCGGTTGCCACTCCTGCCTTTGAAAACTGGCGCGAGATCATCCCTGAAGGCGAACACCCACTGCAAAACCTCAAGGTAATCGGGCAACAGTTGGTTGGTATATTTCTGCATAACGCTATTTCGCGGATAACTCTTTATGATTTGGAAGGCAAGCCGGAAAAGGATGTCGAATTGCCTGCGCTGGGAACGGTTTACGGACCAATGAACAGCAGCAAAGAAGATGAGTTACTTTTTTCTTTCACCTCTTTTGCCTACCCGATTACCGCTTATAGCTATCATATCGGCAAAGAACAGCTAGAAATTTTCAAAGCGCACCCAAATCCACCCGGTTTTGACCCTTCAAATATTGCAGTAAAACAAGTCTGGTATAACTCTAAAGACGGCACTCCCGTTTCAATGTTCATAGTGCATAAAGCCGACCTCACTGTAAACGAGCAGTGCCCGGTCTGGTTAACCGGCTACGGGGGATTCAATGTCAGCCGCACTCCAGAATACGGTTCCGGTTGGTTGCGACTCTGGCTGGAACAAGGGGGCATTTTTGCGCTGCCAAACCTGCGCGGGGGTGGCGAATACGGCGAAAAGTGGCACGAAGGTGGTATGCTTGGCAACAAACAGAATACTTTTGATGATTTTATCGCTGCGGGTGAGTGGCTAATTGCCAATAATTATACCAACTCGACTAGGTTGGTGATTCAGGGGGGCAGTAATGGCGGGCTTTTGGTAGGGGCAGCTATCACCCAACGCCCAGACTTATTTCAGGTAGCAATTTGCCAAGTGCCTTTGTTGGATATGATCCGCTATCACCTGTTTTTGATTGCGCGTATCTGGATTCCTGAATACGGCAGCAGCGAAGACTCCGAACAATTCCAATGGATGTACGCCTATTCGCCCTACCACCATGTAAAAGATGGTCAAAAATATCCGGCTACGCTGATAACTACGGGTGAAAGTGACGGAAGAGTAGACCCGCTACACGCCCGAAAAATGGCGGCTTTGTTGCAGGCAAAAGCCGATAAAACGCGCCCAATACTAATACGTATAGAAACAAGAGCAGGGCATGGGCAGGGAAAGCCTGTTAGCAAAATGGTTGATGAGCAAGCAGAAATTATGGCTTTTGTACTCTGGCAATTGGGACTAGAGAAGGCAGTTTAA